A genome region from Hevea brasiliensis isolate MT/VB/25A 57/8 chromosome 7, ASM3005281v1, whole genome shotgun sequence includes the following:
- the LOC110663294 gene encoding L-ascorbate oxidase, with protein MVKPSHSMRIASNLLALSFFFLFLSFISIPVAEATVHYHKWDVKYEFKSPDCYKKLVITINGKSPGPTILAKQNDTIIVEVKNSLLTENLAIHWHGIRQIGTPWFDGTEGVTQCPIVPGDTFKYQFVVDRPGTYLYHAHYGMQREAGLYGSIRVSLPDGESEPFAYDYDRSIILTDWYHNSTYEQSVGLSSNPFVWVGEPHSLLIQGKGKFDCSTPGIPAGVCNASNPECSPYAMTIVPGKTYRLRVSSLTALSALSFQIEGHNMTVVEADGHYVQPFVVQNLFIYSGETYSVLVKADKDPSRNYWMTTNVVSRKPSTPPGQAIFNYYPNHPRRFLSNTPPSGPVWDDVEPRFAQSLALKAHKDHIHTPPQTADTTIVMLNTQNHVNGYVRWSVNNVSFNLPHTPYLVALKLKMNHVFSQVPPPIGYDYQNYDIHNVSKNTNATTSDAIYRLDFNATVDIILQNANSMSNNTSETHPWHLHGHDFWVLGYGKGKFDINNDQNKFNLVDPIMKNTVPLHPYGWTALRFKADNPGAWLFHCHIESHFFMGMGVVFEEGIDRVGKLPSSIMGCGESKGSQRP; from the exons ATGGTTAAGCCTTCACATAGCATGAGAATTGCTTCAAATTTGTTGgctctctccttcttcttcttattccttTCTTTTATAAGTATACCAGTCGCTGAGGCCACGGTTCATTATCACAAATGGGACGTCAAGTATGAGTTCAAGTCTCCTGATTGCTATAAGAAGTTGGTTATTACTATTAATGGCAAAAGTCCAGGACCCACAATCCTGGCAAAGCAAAATGATACCATCATCGTCGAAGTTAAGAACAGTTTGTTAACTGAGAATCTCGCAATCCATTGGCATGGGATTAGAcag ATTGGAACACCTTGGTTTGATGGAACAGAAGGGGTTACTCAGTGTCCAATTGTTCCTGGAGATACCTTCAAATATCAGTTTGTTGTTGACAGG CCTGGAACATACCTGTACCATGCCCATTATGGAATGCAGAGAGAGGCAGGGCTTTATGGATCAATCCGTGTATCACTACCTGACGGAGAATCTGAGCCTTTTGCGTATGATTATGATCGAAGTATCATCCTTACTGATTGGTACCATAATAGCACTTACGAACAATCAGTAGGATTATCTTCTAATCCCTTTGTTTGGGTTGGGGAGCCTCAC TCACTCTTGATACAAGGAAAAGGAAAATTCGACTGCTCAACTCCAGGCATACCAGCTGGTGTTTGCAATGCTTCAAATCCTGAATGCTCTCCTTATGCGATGACGATTGTCCCTGGAAAGACATATAGGCTCAGGGTTTCTAGCTTGACAGCCTTATCAGCCCTTAGTTTCCAAATTGAGGGACATAATATGACTGTTGTAGAAGCAGATGGGCACTACGTTCAACCATTTGTAGTTCAAAACCTGTTCATATACTCTGGTGAGACATACTCTGTTTTAGTAAAAGCTGACAAAGATCCCTCCAGAAACTATTGGATGACCACCAACGTTGTTAGTAGAAAACCATCAACCCCACCAGGCCAAGCCATCTTTAACTACTATCCAAACCATCCCCGGAGATTTCTTTCTAATACTCCACCATCTGGCCCTGTATGGGATGATGTTGAACCAAGGTTTGCTCAAAGTCTAGCCCTTAAAGCTCATAAAGATCACATCCACACACCTCCCCAAACCGCAGATACAACTATAGTAATGCTCAACACACAAAATCATGTGAACGGTTATGTTAGATGGTCAGTGAATAATGTCTCCTTCAACCTCCCACACACCCCTTACCTTGTAGCACTGAAGCTCAAAATGAACCATGTGTTCAGCCAAGTCCCTCCTCCTATTGGGTATGACTACCAGAATTATGATATTCATAATGTTTCAAAGAACACAAATGCTACCACTAGCGATGCCATTTATCGCCTTGACTTCAACGCAACAGTAGATATTATTTTACAAAATGCAAATTCCATGAGTAATAACACTAGCGAGACACATCCTTGGCATCTCCATGGGCATGACTTCTGGGTTCTAGGTTATGGAAAGGGTAAGTTTGACATAAATAATGACCAGAACAAGTTCAATTTGGTGGATCCCATCATGAAGAATACTGTGCCTCTTCATCCTTATGGTTGGACTGCTTTGAGATTTAAGGCAGATAATCCAGGCGCCTGGTTATTTCATTGCCATATTGAGTCACATTTCTTTATGGGCATGGGAGTGGTGTTTGAGGAAGGGATTGACAGGGTAGGAAAATTGCCTTCCTCTATTATGGGTTGTGGTGAAAGTAAAGGTTCCCAAAGGCCATAG